In Treponema vincentii, a single window of DNA contains:
- the grdA gene encoding glycine/sarcosine/betaine reductase complex selenoprotein A, whose protein sequence is MELKGKKVIIIGDRDGIPGEAIKLCAESAGAEVVYAATECFVUTSAGAMDLENQKRVKDLAEKYGCENTVVLLGGAEAESSGLACETVTNGDPTFAGPLAGVSLGLLCYHVVEPEIKNQIDPKIYEEQISMMEMVLDVPAIIAEVKEYREKYCKFLK, encoded by the coding sequence ATGGAATTAAAAGGCAAAAAGGTCATCATTATTGGTGATCGCGATGGCATTCCCGGGGAAGCCATAAAGCTTTGTGCTGAGTCGGCGGGCGCTGAAGTTGTTTATGCGGCAACCGAATGCTTCGTCTGAACAAGCGCAGGCGCAATGGACTTGGAAAACCAAAAGCGGGTTAAAGATTTAGCTGAAAAGTACGGTTGCGAGAACACGGTAGTGCTTCTCGGCGGTGCCGAAGCAGAATCGTCAGGCCTTGCCTGTGAAACCGTTACAAACGGTGATCCTACTTTTGCAGGTCCGTTGGCAGGAGTCTCGTTGGGACTTTTGTGTTATCATGTGGTTGAACCGGAAATTAAAAATCAAATAGATCCTAAGATCTATGAAGAACAAATCAGTATGATGGAAATGGTTCTTGATGTTCCCGCAATTATTGCAGAAGTCAAAGAATATCGTGAGAAATACTGTAAGTTTCTAAAGTAA
- a CDS encoding chemotaxis protein CheA, translated as MSDYLDINNEELLKDFFSEAEQQVEQLESNILVIEQDPTNKEAIDEIFRAAHTLKGGSATVEMSELSGFTHAVEDLLDAIRSNKVTVTEDTIDLLLHALDIIKDMLAARSNGEVYNQDVSATVAKLRSNIPEGKENKKNAAKASQSKAASKPVVQPQAKTTPTNNGNTADPASLLSEYEILELREAVPADNKVYAIRVQFDESSLMNTVGGIQVFAALKQSALVLKTIPDFDALYEDEFHPEVLYYVASDASESDLLSIANIPDVTLNAEIDELTFSAEGSASKTKSVNADVASDPSAAETRSVAADAKPKDETPEPAAATVATGEAEHPKKSPATAANAAHSSGSVLRVDAKRIDYLLNLVSETVITKASLNQSAMEFNELYALFQNANGEYKDRIRKLLDKFPSYLEKIQQGVDLNTIKKELAADYAGMFELFSQFETSMKYSVTKFRSSAQNLGRISGELQEGVMKIRMVPISQIFSRFPRVVRDLSKTLNKSIQLVIEGEDTELDKSVVEDLLDPIMHCVRNSMDHGIETPEERKALGKSEQGTLLLRASNEGNMIVIEVVDDGKGIDVDAVKAKAVERGLLHPGKNLTDVEAYQLIFAPGFSTSKTISSVSGRGVGLDVVKTHIEKLNGTVTVVSERNRGTRFTIKLPLTLAIIQGLLIRVGEEVYSIPITSVIESHRVRSEEINRIDSYEVFNVRNEVISLLRLNRLFGVPSAEKGDDGHHYIVIVGTAEKKVGLMVDSLIGEEDVVIKPLKDQFTNSPGIAGASILGDGSVSLIIDVGQLLDLGLKQEMHARERREASIW; from the coding sequence ATGAGTGATTATCTGGATATCAATAATGAAGAGTTGTTGAAAGACTTTTTTAGTGAAGCAGAACAGCAAGTAGAGCAGTTGGAAAGTAACATCCTTGTTATTGAGCAGGATCCTACCAATAAAGAAGCTATTGATGAGATTTTCCGTGCGGCTCATACTTTGAAAGGCGGTTCTGCAACTGTTGAGATGAGTGAATTATCCGGTTTCACTCATGCCGTAGAAGACTTACTTGATGCTATTCGGTCAAATAAGGTTACTGTCACAGAGGATACTATTGACCTTTTACTGCATGCTTTGGATATAATCAAAGATATGCTTGCGGCAAGATCTAATGGTGAAGTATACAACCAGGATGTATCAGCCACGGTAGCAAAATTGCGGTCAAATATACCTGAGGGCAAAGAAAATAAAAAAAATGCTGCAAAAGCTTCGCAGTCGAAGGCAGCTTCCAAACCGGTTGTGCAACCTCAAGCAAAGACTACCCCAACAAATAATGGAAATACGGCAGATCCTGCCTCGTTGCTTTCTGAGTATGAAATACTGGAGTTACGCGAGGCTGTTCCAGCCGATAACAAGGTATATGCCATTCGCGTACAATTTGATGAATCAAGTTTAATGAATACTGTCGGTGGTATTCAGGTGTTTGCTGCATTGAAGCAATCTGCATTGGTGCTTAAAACTATTCCTGATTTTGATGCCCTTTATGAAGATGAATTTCATCCCGAGGTTCTTTATTATGTTGCATCAGATGCAAGTGAAAGTGATTTGTTGTCGATCGCAAATATCCCCGATGTAACGCTTAACGCAGAAATCGATGAGTTAACCTTCAGTGCTGAGGGTAGCGCTTCTAAAACGAAAAGTGTAAACGCTGATGTTGCCTCCGATCCGTCGGCTGCGGAAACTCGGTCTGTTGCCGCTGATGCGAAACCGAAGGATGAAACGCCTGAGCCTGCAGCTGCTACTGTTGCAACGGGAGAAGCGGAGCATCCGAAAAAATCTCCGGCTACAGCTGCAAATGCTGCACATTCATCGGGATCGGTATTGCGCGTTGATGCGAAACGAATCGACTATTTACTTAATTTGGTCAGCGAGACGGTTATTACGAAAGCCTCACTTAATCAAAGTGCGATGGAGTTTAATGAACTTTATGCGCTCTTCCAAAATGCAAACGGTGAATATAAAGACCGGATTCGTAAGCTCTTGGACAAGTTTCCGTCTTACCTCGAAAAAATACAGCAGGGGGTAGATTTAAATACAATTAAAAAAGAACTGGCTGCAGATTATGCCGGTATGTTTGAGCTTTTTAGCCAGTTCGAAACCTCTATGAAGTATTCAGTTACGAAATTTCGTTCTTCCGCACAGAATTTAGGCCGTATTTCCGGTGAACTGCAGGAAGGCGTTATGAAAATCCGTATGGTTCCTATTAGTCAGATTTTCAGCCGTTTTCCTCGTGTAGTTCGGGATCTTTCAAAAACATTAAATAAGAGTATTCAATTGGTAATTGAAGGTGAAGACACTGAATTGGATAAGTCGGTTGTCGAAGACCTTCTCGATCCGATTATGCACTGCGTGCGTAACTCTATGGATCATGGTATTGAAACTCCTGAAGAACGGAAAGCATTGGGTAAATCCGAGCAGGGGACGCTTTTACTTAGAGCGAGCAATGAAGGTAACATGATCGTTATTGAAGTTGTCGATGACGGTAAGGGTATCGATGTTGACGCTGTAAAAGCAAAGGCTGTTGAACGAGGTCTTTTGCATCCCGGTAAGAACCTCACCGATGTTGAAGCATATCAGTTGATCTTTGCACCGGGCTTTTCGACCTCAAAGACAATTTCAAGCGTTTCAGGGCGTGGCGTCGGACTGGATGTTGTTAAAACGCATATCGAAAAACTCAACGGAACTGTTACCGTCGTTTCGGAAAGAAATAGAGGAACTCGCTTTACAATAAAGCTCCCGCTGACACTCGCTATTATCCAAGGTTTGCTGATACGGGTCGGCGAAGAAGTTTATTCCATCCCGATTACTTCCGTTATTGAAAGTCATCGTGTGCGCAGCGAAGAAATTAACCGCATTGATAGCTATGAAGTATTTAATGTGCGTAATGAAGTTATTAGTTTGTTGCGTCTGAATAGACTATTCGGTGTTCCTTCAGCAGAAAAGGGTGATGATGGTCATCACTATATCGTTATTGTCGGAACCGCCGAAAAGAAAGTCGGATTGATGGTCGATAGTCTCATTGGTGAAGAAGATGTCGTTATTAAGCCTTTGAAAGATCAGTTTACCAATTCTCCGGGAATTGCCGGTGCATCAATCTTGGGGGATGGGTCAGTTTCGTTGATTATCGATGTCGGGCAATTGCTTGATTTGGGCTTAAAACAAGAAATGCATGCTCGTGAACGTCGCGAGGCTTCTATCTGGTAA
- a CDS encoding CheR family methyltransferase, with translation MEKTELNTSINEELQDEYVSEPLSIIDFKMITFSLAEKDYAIDIMKVKEIAKANNFTYVPNTAPFVLGVYNLRGDIIPIIDLRIFFNIPIKQRAKDTIESMVIINVDDQTFGIVVDRIDKVVGVSKNTIQPPHPIFGDINIKYIYGVVENSGQLYILLDVDRIFASRTVTETKATVVESEALPADDSSKIGVADVAQSNDALDIRFIGDTLAALGQFYPSPVNSAWLEKRYYEWRDMRVASSIQIQSEDQAREFLSNFLSPNTRRFWSDAYMNSVLAALPDNDAKIITVWNVGCDSGYETYSLAVLLKQKYPRATIRIYANDADLLAISNAPMLTVPEEQVINRFKPYLVKGVNDSYSFNQEIKDMILFEYHDCLHQNTVPDVDLILARDVLSFIKAEKQSILLEEFRDKLKTTGVVILGANEMMPKQSGWMRQVMGDITTFSRE, from the coding sequence ATGGAAAAAACCGAGTTGAATACAAGTATAAATGAGGAACTGCAAGACGAGTATGTAAGTGAACCTCTTTCAATTATCGATTTTAAGATGATAACTTTTTCCCTTGCAGAGAAAGATTATGCGATCGATATTATGAAAGTAAAAGAGATTGCAAAGGCAAATAATTTCACATATGTACCGAATACTGCGCCTTTTGTACTTGGAGTATATAACCTTCGTGGTGATATTATTCCAATTATTGACTTACGTATTTTTTTCAATATTCCGATTAAGCAGCGCGCAAAAGATACTATTGAGAGTATGGTTATCATTAACGTTGATGATCAAACTTTTGGTATCGTCGTTGATCGAATCGATAAAGTAGTCGGCGTTTCAAAAAATACTATTCAACCGCCGCATCCTATTTTTGGTGATATAAATATTAAATATATTTATGGTGTTGTAGAAAATTCCGGACAATTGTATATTTTGTTGGATGTCGATCGTATTTTCGCTTCCCGTACCGTAACGGAAACAAAAGCAACAGTTGTCGAAAGTGAGGCTCTGCCAGCCGATGATTCTTCAAAGATCGGTGTGGCAGATGTTGCTCAGTCAAATGATGCGCTTGATATCCGCTTTATTGGTGATACGCTTGCTGCTCTCGGTCAATTTTATCCTTCTCCCGTCAATAGTGCATGGCTGGAAAAGCGATATTACGAATGGCGGGATATGCGCGTTGCCTCGAGCATCCAAATACAATCTGAAGATCAAGCTCGGGAGTTTTTGAGTAACTTCCTTTCGCCTAATACGCGGCGCTTTTGGTCTGATGCGTATATGAATTCGGTATTGGCTGCCTTGCCCGATAATGATGCTAAAATTATTACCGTTTGGAACGTCGGTTGCGATTCGGGATACGAGACATACAGTCTTGCCGTCCTGTTAAAGCAGAAATATCCGCGTGCTACCATTAGAATTTATGCAAATGATGCCGATCTTTTGGCTATTTCCAATGCGCCGATGTTGACTGTTCCTGAAGAGCAGGTGATTAATAGATTTAAGCCGTATTTGGTTAAAGGAGTGAATGATTCATATAGCTTCAACCAAGAAATAAAAGATATGATTTTGTTTGAATACCATGATTGTTTGCATCAAAATACGGTGCCGGATGTCGACCTTATCCTCGCTCGAGACGTGTTATCGTTTATTAAAGCGGAAAAGCAAAGCATCTTATTGGAAGAATTCAGGGATAAGCTGAAAACAACCGGCGTCGTTATTTTAGGTGCAAATGAAATGATGCCAAAACAGAGCGGATGGATGCGGCAAGTGATGGGGGATATAACTACTTTCTCGCGAGAGTAG